One Mustelus asterias chromosome 12, sMusAst1.hap1.1, whole genome shotgun sequence genomic region harbors:
- the ovca2 gene encoding esterase OVCA2, with translation MAPPALRLLCVHGYRQNERIFRERSGALRKALRKHAELRFVSSPLRVPPPPGAPPQPPAGAGTPAGGSEEDARGWWFSNPDENSFNALDHVETSKGLEESLETISKAMVELGPFDGILGFSQGAAFVSMICALKQQGDPRFQFDFAILVAGFQSKCKLHERFYQEPIAVPSLHVFGDTDQVIPGEMSQELSASFVDPVILTHPGGHFIPVSAPQKPVYLEFLERFQKK, from the exons ATGGCTCCGCCGGCGCTGAGGCTTCTCTGCGTTCACGGTTACCGGCAGAACGAGAGGATTTTCCGGGAGCGGAGCGGCGCCCTGCGGAAAGCGCTGCGGAAACACGCCGAGCTGCGGTTCGTGTCGTCGCCGCTCAGGGTGCCCCCTCCCCCGGGGGCCCCGCCTCAGCCTCCCGCCGGGGCCG GGACTCCGGCAGGAGGAAGTGAGGAAGATGCCCGAGGCTGGTGGTTCTCGAACCCAGATGAGAACAGTTTCAATGCCCTGGACCACGTGGAGACTTCCAAAGGATTGGAAGAATCGTTGGAGACCATCTCCAAAGCCATGGTTGAATTGGGCCCGTTCGATGGTATCTTGGGCTTCAGCCAGGGAGCAGCTTTCGTGTCTATGATCTGTGCTCTCAAGCAGCAGGGAGATCCCAGGTTCCAGTTCGATTTTGCTATCCTTGTTGCGGGCTTTCAAAGCAAGTGCAAGCTGCACGAGCGTTTCTATCAGGAGCCCATCGCTGTTCCATCGCTGCATGTATTTGGTGACACTGACCAGGTCATTCCCGGAGAAATGAGCCAGGAGCTGTCCGCGTCCTTTGTGGACCCTGTGATTCTCACTCACCCGGGAGGACATTTTATTCCTGTCTCTGCACCTCAGAAGCCGGTTTACCTGGAGTTCCTGGAAAGGTTTCAGAAGAAATAA